One window of the Thiobacter sp. AK1 genome contains the following:
- a CDS encoding sialidase family protein, with translation MVRRLLFLLVFAASLAQPARAHEAHQAARTGLAVSVAADATGRLWRAQVWEGRVWVSRSDDGGRSFGVPVAVNAVPEAIVADGENRPKLAVVGSRIYVSWTQALSKPYTGHVRFAHSVDGGRTFAEPITVNDDREVISHRFDSLLVDGRGRVHLFWLDKRDAAAAQAQGEPYTGAALYHAVSEDGGASFGRNERLAAHSCECCRVVSALDADGIPLVLWRHVFGRNERDHALLRLDGRTKPVRVSFDRWEVDACPHHGPALAVAPDGTRHLAWFNDAPTRHGLFYARMDADGGMGTPLAFGDYAQQAAHPALAVAAGRVWLAWKEFDGRQALVRAMHSDDGGRSWSAPRSVAASSGASDHPLLVSAGHRVYLSWSTQLEGHRVIPLVPDDTP, from the coding sequence ATGGTGAGGCGCCTTCTGTTCCTGCTCGTGTTTGCTGCGTCGCTGGCGCAGCCGGCGCGGGCCCACGAGGCCCATCAGGCGGCGCGCACCGGGCTGGCGGTGTCCGTGGCAGCCGATGCCACGGGGCGTCTGTGGCGTGCCCAGGTGTGGGAGGGCCGGGTGTGGGTGAGCCGCTCCGATGACGGTGGACGCAGCTTTGGCGTGCCCGTGGCGGTGAATGCCGTTCCCGAGGCCATCGTCGCGGACGGCGAGAACCGGCCCAAGCTCGCGGTGGTGGGCAGCCGCATCTATGTGTCGTGGACGCAAGCACTCAGCAAGCCCTACACCGGCCACGTGCGCTTTGCCCACTCCGTGGATGGGGGCAGGACCTTTGCCGAACCCATCACCGTCAACGATGACCGCGAGGTGATCAGCCACCGCTTCGACAGCCTGCTGGTGGACGGCCGCGGCCGCGTCCATCTGTTCTGGCTGGACAAGCGCGACGCCGCCGCGGCCCAGGCCCAGGGCGAGCCCTACACCGGCGCGGCGCTCTATCACGCGGTGTCCGAAGACGGCGGCGCAAGCTTCGGGCGCAACGAGCGGCTCGCCGCCCACAGCTGCGAGTGCTGCCGGGTGGTGAGTGCGCTGGACGCCGATGGCATACCCCTGGTGCTCTGGCGCCACGTGTTCGGGCGCAACGAGCGTGACCACGCCTTGCTGCGCCTCGATGGCCGGACCAAACCGGTGCGCGTGTCCTTCGATCGCTGGGAGGTGGACGCCTGTCCCCATCATGGGCCCGCCCTCGCCGTGGCACCGGACGGCACCCGCCATCTCGCCTGGTTCAACGACGCGCCCACGCGCCACGGGTTGTTCTATGCGCGCATGGATGCCGACGGTGGGATGGGCACGCCGCTTGCCTTCGGCGATTACGCGCAACAGGCCGCGCATCCCGCCCTGGCGGTGGCGGCTGGCCGCGTGTGGCTCGCCTGGAAGGAATTCGATGGCCGCCAAGCCCTTGTGCGGGCCATGCATTCCGACGACGGCGGCCGCAGCTGGAGCGCGCCCCGCAGTGTTGCGGCAAGTAGCGGTGCCTCCGACCACCCCCTGCTGGTGAGCGCAGGCCATCGGGTGTATCTGTCCTGGAGCACGCAGCTCGAAGGTCATCGCGTGATTCCACTGGTTCCCGACGACACGCCATGA
- a CDS encoding TlpA family protein disulfide reductase, with protein sequence MRRALAFAFLCCVALTAQAQMPLRPFVSGSLAAIEAAQGGRPFLLSFWSVDCAPCRAELAQLARLARAHPQLTIVLVSTDPPGAAEDVQAVLDQYAPAWAERWIFADPFSERLRFEVDPRWHGELPRSYLYGPGGRVEGISGPIDPQRLAAWLKSVLGVLHDGHP encoded by the coding sequence ATGAGGCGCGCGCTCGCCTTCGCCTTTCTCTGCTGCGTGGCTCTCACCGCCCAGGCACAGATGCCGCTGCGCCCTTTCGTCTCCGGCAGCCTTGCCGCCATCGAGGCGGCTCAGGGCGGGCGCCCCTTCCTCCTGAGCTTCTGGTCGGTGGACTGCGCACCCTGCCGCGCGGAGCTTGCGCAGCTTGCACGCCTGGCCAGGGCGCATCCGCAACTTACCATCGTGCTGGTTTCCACCGATCCCCCGGGGGCGGCGGAAGACGTGCAGGCCGTGCTCGACCAGTACGCGCCCGCGTGGGCGGAACGCTGGATCTTCGCCGATCCCTTCAGCGAACGCCTGCGCTTCGAGGTGGATCCCCGCTGGCACGGCGAACTGCCGCGCAGCTATCTGTACGGCCCGGGCGGGCGGGTGGAGGGGATCAGCGGCCCGATCGACCCGCAACGTTTGGCGGCCTGGCTGAAATCGGTGTTGGGGGTGCTGCACGATGGCCACCCTTGA